From Pseudomonas sp. B21-028, one genomic window encodes:
- a CDS encoding malto-oligosyltrehalose synthase encodes MKQTSTQPLRATLRLQFHKGFTLDDAVPLVPYFASLGISHVYASPLLKARAGSMHGYDVVDPTLVNPELGGEAALKRLVATLREHRMGLILDIVSNHMAVGGNDNPWWLDLLEWGRLSPYGQFFDIQWHSPDPLMEGQLLLPFLGSDYGVALQEGTLKLRFDPALGRFYVEHYEHHFPICPMQYGELLRPADTLPAEQADSLKALAERFTTLNYQTDAHSLARPLQQELSELATQAQILSAIEDNLRGYDSEQPEGFQRLHELLERQSYRLASWRTAADDINWRRFFDVNELGGLRVERPAVFEATHAKIFELIRDGLVDGLRIDHIDGLADPRGYCRKLRRRVDALSPSRHLPIFVEKILGDGETLRRDWNIDGSTGYEFMNQVSLLQHDPSGAALLAEFWNRHSERPAHFIEEARLARQQILNGSLAGDFESVAQALLQVARDDVMTRDLTLGAIRRALQELIVHFPVYRTYISPLGRGAEDEVFFRQALEGARQTLGEADWPVLDCLADWLGGMPWRQRPRGSQRKRLRHACVRFQQLTSPAAAKAVEDTALYRSAVLLSRNDVGYNTERFSAPLQQFHDACLERQAHFPDNLITTATHDHKRGEDTRARLAVLSERADWYTACVEQWRILSPSLHSDPAAPSAGDELIMYQALLGSWPLDLDLNDHQALSNYNERLWQWQRKALREAKLQSSWAAVNDAYEQATQMFLERLLLCDEGLPLRSALAEAVQSIAPAGALNSLAQTLLRMTVPGVPDLYQGAEFWDFSLVDPDNRRPVDFDARRQAIQADSPPAELIRDWRDGRVKQALIARTLALRAEYPQLFRQGSYQPLPVTGEHADRVLAFMREHEQQRAIVVVPIHAARLLGNGTEPWVTASNWGDTRVSLPFAVEDGKLKGLFTRAAVTPQGELMVSTALGDFPVNVFIPS; translated from the coding sequence ATGAAACAGACGTCGACCCAACCGCTGCGGGCAACCCTGCGCCTGCAGTTCCATAAAGGCTTCACCCTGGACGATGCGGTACCGCTGGTGCCGTACTTCGCCTCGCTGGGCATCAGTCACGTGTATGCCTCGCCCCTGCTCAAGGCCCGCGCCGGCTCGATGCACGGCTACGACGTGGTCGACCCGACCCTGGTCAACCCCGAACTGGGGGGCGAAGCCGCGCTCAAGCGCCTGGTGGCAACTTTGCGCGAGCATCGGATGGGCCTGATCCTCGACATCGTGTCCAATCACATGGCCGTCGGTGGTAACGACAACCCCTGGTGGCTTGACCTGCTGGAGTGGGGGCGCCTGAGCCCCTATGGCCAGTTCTTCGATATCCAGTGGCACTCTCCCGATCCGCTGATGGAAGGCCAGCTGCTGCTGCCATTCCTGGGCAGCGACTACGGCGTGGCATTGCAGGAAGGAACGCTGAAGCTGCGCTTCGATCCTGCCCTGGGCCGCTTCTATGTCGAGCACTACGAGCATCACTTTCCCATCTGTCCGATGCAGTACGGCGAACTGCTCAGGCCCGCCGACACCTTGCCGGCCGAACAGGCCGATTCCCTCAAGGCCCTGGCGGAGCGTTTCACCACGCTGAACTACCAGACCGACGCCCATAGCCTCGCCCGCCCGCTCCAGCAGGAATTGAGCGAACTGGCTACGCAGGCGCAAATCCTGAGCGCCATCGAAGACAACCTGCGCGGTTACGATTCCGAGCAGCCCGAGGGTTTCCAGCGCCTGCATGAATTGCTGGAACGCCAGAGCTACCGCCTCGCCAGTTGGCGCACGGCGGCGGACGACATCAACTGGCGGCGGTTTTTCGATGTCAACGAACTGGGTGGCCTGCGGGTCGAACGCCCGGCGGTGTTTGAAGCCACTCACGCAAAGATTTTCGAGCTGATCCGCGACGGACTGGTAGACGGGCTGCGGATCGACCACATCGATGGCCTGGCCGACCCTCGCGGTTACTGTCGCAAATTGCGCAGGCGCGTCGATGCGCTGTCCCCGTCACGACACTTGCCGATCTTCGTCGAGAAAATCCTCGGCGATGGCGAGACGTTGCGCCGGGATTGGAACATCGATGGCAGCACCGGCTACGAATTCATGAACCAGGTTTCGCTGCTGCAGCATGATCCAAGCGGTGCCGCCCTCCTCGCCGAATTCTGGAACCGCCATAGCGAACGGCCGGCGCACTTCATCGAAGAAGCCCGCCTGGCCCGCCAGCAGATTCTCAATGGTTCCCTGGCTGGGGACTTCGAGAGCGTCGCCCAGGCCCTGCTCCAAGTCGCCCGGGATGACGTGATGACCCGCGACCTGACCCTCGGCGCGATTCGCCGGGCGTTGCAGGAGCTCATCGTGCACTTCCCGGTGTACCGCACCTACATCAGCCCCTTGGGCCGTGGCGCCGAGGACGAGGTTTTTTTCCGCCAGGCCCTGGAAGGCGCCAGGCAGACCCTCGGCGAAGCCGACTGGCCAGTGCTCGACTGCCTGGCCGACTGGCTCGGCGGGATGCCATGGCGACAACGCCCGCGAGGGAGCCAGCGCAAGCGGCTGCGCCATGCCTGTGTGCGCTTCCAGCAGTTGACCTCGCCCGCTGCCGCCAAGGCCGTGGAGGACACGGCCCTGTATCGTTCGGCGGTCCTGCTGTCGCGCAATGACGTGGGCTACAACACCGAACGCTTCAGCGCACCGCTGCAGCAATTCCATGACGCTTGCCTGGAACGGCAGGCGCATTTTCCCGACAACCTGATCACGACTGCCACCCACGACCACAAGCGTGGTGAAGACACCCGGGCACGGCTGGCCGTGCTCAGCGAACGCGCCGACTGGTACACCGCGTGCGTCGAGCAATGGCGGATTCTGTCGCCGTCGCTGCACAGCGACCCGGCCGCGCCCTCGGCCGGCGATGAGCTGATCATGTACCAGGCGCTGCTCGGAAGCTGGCCGCTGGACCTCGATCTCAATGATCACCAGGCACTCTCGAACTACAACGAACGCCTGTGGCAGTGGCAGCGCAAGGCGTTGCGTGAAGCCAAGTTGCAAAGCAGTTGGGCGGCCGTCAACGACGCCTATGAACAGGCGACCCAAATGTTCCTCGAACGATTGTTGCTCTGCGATGAAGGATTGCCGCTGCGCAGCGCCCTCGCCGAGGCTGTCCAGTCCATCGCTCCGGCGGGCGCCCTCAACAGCCTGGCGCAGACCTTGTTGCGCATGACCGTACCCGGCGTGCCGGATTTGTACCAGGGTGCCGAGTTCTGGGATTTCAGCCTGGTGGACCCGGATAACCGTCGCCCGGTGGACTTCGACGCGCGCCGTCAGGCGATCCAGGCCGACAGCCCTCCTGCCGAGCTGATACGCGACTGGCGCGATGGTCGGGTCAAGCAGGCCCTGATCGCCAGGACGCTGGCCTTGCGGGCCGAATACCCGCAGCTGTTCCGCCAGGGCAGCTACCAGCCCTTACCAGTGACCGGCGAACACGCGGACCGGGTCCTGGCCTTCATGCGTGAGCACGAGCAACAGCGGGCCATCGTCGTGGTACCGATCCACGCCGCCCGCCTGCTGGGCAACGGTACCGAACCCTGGGTGACCGCTTCGAACTGGGGCGATACCCGCGTTTCGTTACCGTTCGCCGTGGAGGATGGAAAACTGAAGGGACTTTTTACACGTGCAGCAGTCACACCCCAAGGGGAGTTGATGGTCAGCACCGCGCTGGGGGATTTCCCGGTCAACGTCTTTATCCCGTCTTGA
- the malQ gene encoding 4-alpha-glucanotransferase, whose translation MSDAQLEILAGRAGLAVDWIDANGRAQKVSPAVLRSVLTGLGHPAGSAQEIDASLLQLQEDQQNHRLPPLITADVGASVDLSRYFEGSMPCEIQLEDGATLNLKLDADAKLPGMVPVGYQQVRIQDQHFTLAVAPARCYSVAEAVDDPTPRAWGLSAQLYALRRPGDGGFGDTQALEELARVAGERGAEALAISPIHAMFSSDTGRYSPYSPSSRLFLNSLYAAPGTILGERALRTAIDATGLVNQLRHLEEQPLVDWPVAAEAKQKILRALYDGFSQGEHPLHEDFSSFRHTSGEALENHCRFEALQADRAARGESLDWRQWPEEWRNPRSAALARFAEENADEIGYYAFCQWLIARCLERAQSAARSSGMGIGLIADLAVGADGAGSQAWSRQDELLAALTVGAPPDILNRSGQGWGISAFSPEGLVRNGFRAFIEMLRANFAHAGGLRIDHVMGLQRLWVIPNDAPPSEGAYLYYPVDDLLRLLALESHRHQAIVLGEDLGTVPDGLREKLSARSILGMRVLLFEQDNTRFKPILDWPDNALATTSTHDLPTLNGWWHGHDIDWNARLDLIDSHTEMDWRRHREREREGLRDVLNQDPQNFREEHRETDQVLDASVRFLGHTRAPLVLLPLEDALGIDEQANLPGTTDTHPNWRRRLPGESQALLDGPDAARRLEILACARLQANERDQ comes from the coding sequence ATGAGCGATGCGCAACTGGAAATCCTCGCCGGCCGCGCGGGCCTGGCGGTGGACTGGATCGACGCCAATGGCCGGGCCCAGAAAGTCTCGCCGGCGGTATTGCGCTCGGTCCTGACGGGCCTGGGCCATCCGGCCGGCAGTGCCCAGGAAATCGACGCCAGTCTTTTGCAATTGCAGGAAGATCAGCAGAACCATCGTCTACCCCCCTTGATCACCGCCGACGTCGGCGCCAGCGTCGACCTGAGCCGCTATTTCGAAGGCTCGATGCCCTGCGAAATCCAGCTCGAAGACGGCGCGACGCTGAACCTGAAGCTCGACGCCGACGCGAAGCTGCCGGGGATGGTCCCGGTGGGCTACCAGCAGGTCCGCATCCAGGACCAGCATTTCACCCTGGCCGTCGCGCCCGCCCGCTGCTACAGCGTGGCCGAGGCCGTCGACGACCCGACGCCCCGGGCCTGGGGCTTGAGCGCACAGCTGTATGCGCTGCGCCGCCCTGGCGACGGCGGCTTCGGCGACACCCAGGCGCTGGAAGAACTGGCACGGGTGGCCGGCGAGCGCGGTGCCGAAGCCCTGGCTATCAGCCCGATACACGCGATGTTCAGCAGCGACACCGGGCGCTATAGCCCCTACTCGCCATCGAGCCGCCTGTTCCTCAACAGCCTGTATGCCGCGCCAGGCACGATCCTGGGTGAACGCGCCTTGCGCACGGCGATCGACGCCACGGGCCTGGTCAATCAACTGCGCCATCTCGAAGAACAGCCCCTGGTTGACTGGCCGGTGGCGGCCGAGGCCAAGCAGAAAATCCTCCGTGCCCTGTACGACGGCTTCAGCCAGGGCGAGCATCCGCTACATGAAGACTTCAGCAGTTTCCGCCACACCAGCGGCGAAGCCCTGGAAAACCACTGCCGTTTCGAGGCCCTGCAAGCGGATCGCGCCGCTCGCGGCGAAAGCCTCGATTGGCGCCAATGGCCCGAAGAGTGGCGCAACCCGCGCAGTGCGGCGCTGGCGCGTTTCGCCGAGGAAAACGCCGACGAAATCGGTTACTACGCCTTTTGCCAATGGCTGATTGCACGATGCCTGGAGCGGGCCCAGAGCGCCGCCAGATCCAGCGGCATGGGCATCGGCCTGATCGCCGACCTGGCGGTGGGTGCCGACGGCGCCGGCAGCCAGGCCTGGAGCCGCCAGGATGAGTTGCTGGCCGCGCTGACCGTGGGCGCGCCACCGGACATCCTCAATCGTTCCGGCCAGGGCTGGGGCATCTCGGCGTTTTCACCGGAAGGCCTGGTGCGCAACGGCTTTCGCGCCTTCATTGAAATGTTGCGGGCCAACTTTGCCCATGCCGGCGGCTTGCGCATCGATCACGTCATGGGCCTGCAACGACTGTGGGTGATCCCCAACGACGCGCCGCCCTCCGAAGGCGCCTACCTGTATTATCCGGTGGACGACTTACTGCGCCTGCTGGCCCTCGAATCCCATCGTCATCAAGCCATCGTGCTCGGCGAAGACCTCGGCACCGTGCCCGATGGGCTGCGGGAGAAGCTCAGCGCCCGCTCGATCCTGGGCATGCGGGTGCTGTTGTTCGAACAAGACAACACCCGCTTCAAGCCCATTCTCGATTGGCCGGACAACGCCCTGGCGACCACCAGCACCCATGACCTGCCGACCCTCAACGGCTGGTGGCATGGTCATGACATCGACTGGAACGCCCGGCTGGACCTGATCGACTCCCACACCGAAATGGATTGGCGTCGTCACCGCGAACGTGAGCGCGAGGGCCTGCGCGACGTGTTGAACCAGGACCCGCAGAACTTTCGCGAAGAACATCGCGAGACCGATCAGGTACTGGACGCCAGCGTGCGCTTTCTTGGCCATACCCGTGCGCCGCTGGTGCTGCTGCCGCTCGAAGACGCCCTGGGCATCGACGAGCAGGCCAACCTGCCCGGCACCACCGACACTCATCCCAATTGGCGCAGGCGCCTGCCCGGCGAGAGCCAGGCGCTGCTGGATGGCCCGGACGCCGCCCGGCGTCTGGAAATACTCGCCTGCGCGAGGCTTCAGGCGAACGAGCGTGACCAATGA
- a CDS encoding DUF2934 domain-containing protein: MSTDDKRIREFAYQIWESEGKPAGQEERHWEMARKLAEAEALAPSKPAKAAGKPAASKADGIKPVAAKSTPAKAPPKSAAPKAKPAAKPAAAAPAAGKPADKKPRAARKPPAV, from the coding sequence ATGAGTACCGACGATAAACGCATTCGTGAATTCGCCTATCAGATCTGGGAATCCGAAGGTAAGCCTGCCGGGCAGGAAGAGCGTCATTGGGAGATGGCGCGCAAACTGGCCGAAGCCGAAGCGCTGGCGCCGAGCAAGCCAGCCAAGGCCGCCGGCAAACCAGCCGCCAGCAAGGCCGATGGCATCAAGCCTGTGGCGGCCAAGAGCACCCCGGCCAAGGCGCCGCCAAAAAGCGCTGCGCCCAAGGCCAAGCCAGCGGCTAAACCCGCTGCGGCGGCGCCAGCGGCTGGCAAGCCGGCTGACAAAAAACCACGAGCGGCACGCAAGCCACCGGCGGTTTGA